A portion of the Punica granatum isolate Tunisia-2019 chromosome 7, ASM765513v2, whole genome shotgun sequence genome contains these proteins:
- the LOC116214850 gene encoding RING-H2 finger protein ATL46-like, which translates to MSKVLPLISHDGELSAYPPPQLPLYEQESGPSPSSSGRISSAVILVIVILAAVFFVCGLVHLLVRFLMKQPSSSIYQSDRFAQSSSPQSHVLQRQLQQLFRLHDSGLDQACIDALPVFYYKDIIGLKEPFDCPVCLCEFSDQDKLRLLPICSHAFHINCIDTWLLSNSTCPLCRGALVNSGLFTAETPLSSNNCWEPRDMLPCDAEDALNSVSKRVFSVRLGKFRSLNEEPENGTEIKEGEGSSRNLDARRCYSMGSYQYVVGDLDFQVVLSPKQNQGGLESQFCRGRGQDGFCLDSRNEAGKKIIARSRGDSFSISKIWLWPNSKNSNSFPDSPDIGISMSHCNASTHMQNDDSV; encoded by the coding sequence ATGTCGAAGGTTTTACCTTTAATAAGCCACGATGGAGAACTGTCAGCATACCCTCCACCGCAGTTGCCTCTCTATGAACAAGAATCCGGTCCATCCCCGTCTTCCTCGGGTCGAATTAGCTCTGCCGTCATCCTGGTGATAGTGATCTTAGCAGCTGTGTTCTTCGTCTGTGGCCTAGTCCACTTGCTCGTCAGATTCCTGATGAAGCAGCCATCTTCTTCGATCTACCAGTCTGATAGATTTGCCCAGAGCTCGAGCCCTCAGTCTCATGTTCTCCAGAGGCAGCTTCAGCAGCTCTTCCGCCTGCACGACTCCGGCCTCGACCAGGCCTGCATTGATGCCTTGCCtgttttttattacaaagaCATCATTGGTCTGAAGGAACCGTTCGACTGTCCTGTCTGCCTGTGTGAGTTTTCCGACCAAGACAAGCTTAGGCTGCTCCCGATATGCAGCCACGCCTTTCACATCAATTGCATAGACACCTGGCTGCTCTCTAACTCGACATGCCCTCTTTGCAGAGGGGCTCTCGTGAATTCGGGGCTCTTCACGGCGGAGACTCCATTAAGCAGTAATAACTGCTGGGAACCACGGGATATGTTGCCCTGTGATGCTGAAGATGCCCTTAACTCGGTCAGCAAGAGGGTCTTCTCGGTGAGGCTCGGGAAGTTCAGGAGCTTAAATGAGGAGCCGGAGAACGGCACGGAGATTaaagaaggagagggaagCTCCCGAAATCTGGATGCGAGGAGATGCTACTCGATGGGGTCATATCAGTATGTTGTAGGGGACTTAGATTTTCAAGTGGTGTTATCGCCGAAGCAAAATCAGGGCGGGCTCGAATCCCAGTTCTGCAGAGGGAGAGGACAGGATGGATTCTGTTTGGATTCGAGGAACGAGGCCGGGAAGAAGATTATTGCAAGGTCTAGAGGTGACAGCTTCTCTATCTCGAAAATCTGGCTTTGGCCCAACTCCAAGAACAGCAACAGCTTCCCCGACTCCCCAGATATCGGCATTAGTATGTCTCATTGTAATGCGAGCACGCATATGCAGAATGACGATTCAGTTTAG
- the LOC116214851 gene encoding uncharacterized protein LOC116214851, with the protein MTHRSLHLSLSLHFAVSDRGGRERELGFLCMVGAEEAAMDPKEPQPTIYEMEEASTPLYADRSCCFCFRSCFPSRARSSPLGPSFWERVGSGQHDDRWWARGLRALTKLREWSEIAAGPRWKTFIRRFNRTRSGCAGGGPRHGKFHYDAFNYSLNFDEGSNSIEFVEEEPDRHSFRNFSARFASVPGPVKQVPPVDISGKGKEVPVFG; encoded by the coding sequence ATGACGCATAGATCGttgcatctctctctctctctgcattTTGCAGTGAGCGACAGGGgtgggagggagagagagttaGGGTTTCTATGCATGGTCGGCGCAGAGGAGGCAGCGATGGACCCGAAGGAACCACAGCCGACGATCTACGAAATGGAAGAAGCCTCCACCCCTCTATATGCGGACCGCAGTTGCTGCTTCTGCTTCCGCAGCTGCTTCCCCTCCCGGGCCCGATCCTCACCCCTTGGACCCTCCTTCTGGGAGCGCGTCGGCTCCGGCCAGCACGACGATCGGTGGTGGGCACGGGGCCTCAGGGCGCTGACGAAGCTCCGGGAATGGTCCGAGATCGCAGCCGGACCCAGGTGGAAGACCTTCATACGGCGGTTCAATCGGACACGCAGCGGCTGCGCCGGAGGGGGCCCGAGGCACGGGAAGTTCCACTACGATGCATTCAACTACTCCCTCAACTTCGACGAGGGGTCCAACAGCATCGAATTCGTGGAAGAGGAGCCCGACCGCCACAGCTTCAGAAACTTCTCCGCCCGGTTCGCCTCCGTCCCCGGGCCGGTGAAGCAAGTCCCCCCGGTGGATATCTCTGGCAAGGGCAAGGAGGTGCCGGTTTTCGGGTGA